The genomic stretch GGGGGGAACGACCCAGTTCAGCTTCTACGCGACGGTTCTCGTCCCGCCGGCCGCCATCGTCATGGGGGCTGCGCTGAGGGAACTCCTGCGCTGGGAGGCCTTCACCGAATCCCTCTGGCTGTACCTGGAGTGGCTGTTTGAGATAAAAGACAGGATAAGGCTGAGGCTGGGGAGATGATGACTCAAAAAACTTAAATACTAAGGCTGTTTAGTACTAATCATGATTAGTCCATTTGTTGACCGGGAGAGGGAGATGGGAATACTCGAAAGAGAATGGGAGAGAGCTCCCTCCTTCGTCGTGATTTATGGCAGAAGAAGGGTTGGGAAGACGAGACTGCTGGTGGAATTCTCACGTGGAAGAAAGGCTTTCTTCCATACTTTTACTGAAGGCACAAAAGAGAGTCAAATACGGGTTATCAGGGAAGAACTCGCCAAGTTTTATGGGGACGATATCTTCCTGAGCTTCAACGATTGGTATCCCCTATTCAAGTACCTTGCATCCAAAATCAAGGAAAAAACCCTCGTAGTGCTCGACGAGTTTACGTATGCCATTAAAAGCGACAAGAGTATCTTGGGTGCCCTCCAGAGGGCATGGGACCACGAACTCAGCAGGAGACCCGTTATGCTCGTTCTCTCCGGTTCGCTGATGGGAATGATGGTTGATGACGTGCTCAGCTACTCTTCACCCCTCTACGGCAGGCGAACCGCTGGATTCATGCTCAGACCTCTGAACCTGTTCAACTCCATGGGGTTCTTTGATAACTTCCAGCGCGGTCTCCTGAGCTACATGCTCATTGGTGGTGTCCCGGCATACCTTTCAATAGCAGCCCGCTATTCTGACGTCAACCAGCTCGTTGAGAACGAATTTTTATCCCCCGACGGCTTTTTCTACGATGAGCCGTACATCATTCTTTCCCAGGAGCTAAGGGAGCTGAAGTTCTACTCCTCAATACTTGCCGCTATAGCTGAAGGTCGAGAGAGACCGAGTGAGATAGCCACCTACGTAGGCGTCGAAGGGCGGAGGATATACCCATATCTTGAAACGCTGATACGCCTCGGCTTCGTTGAACGCCAGCTCCCCGTTGCGAGAAAAGAAAAACGGGGGCTTTACAGGATTAAAGACCCAATGCTCCTCACGTGGTTTTCCATAGTCCGCCCCAACAGAACGGAGATAGAGCTTGGAATTCTTAGCCCGAAGAACGTCAAGGAGAGCCTCCAGAGGGTCTTTTCAAGGCGGTTTGAAGAAGTCTCAAAGGAGTTTCTCATAGAACTGAATCAGGCTGACTGGCTTCCATTCCGCTTCACCAAGATCGGAAGGTGGTGGCACAAGAATGAGGAGATTGACTTACTCGCTCTTAACGAGCAGGAGAAAAAGGCTCTGTTCGTTGAGGTTAAGTGGAAGAAGCTCAGAGAAAGGGAAGCACGGGGAATTCTGAAGGACTTGAAGAGGAAGGCCGAGTTAGTTGATCTGGATGGTTGGGAGAAGAGTTACGGGTTGATAGCGAGGAAAATTAAAGGGATTGAAGGGTTAAGGGCTGAAGGCTATCCCGCCTGGGACTTGGTGGACTTTGGGGTTATCTCAAAAACTCGTCAAGCCTAACCTGCCCTTTCTTCTTTGATTTCCTAGCCTCTATCTCTGCCCTCAGCTTCTCCTCTATCTTCTTCAGCGTCTTCCAGCTCCGTCGGACTATCGGCGGAAAGCGACCGTGTTCGCGGTAGTAGTTCTCCAAGAACACCCTTGTCCTCGGGTCGCTGGGATAGCCGCTCCCAATCTCGCCGTACTCCTCCTTCAGCTTTTCTATCGCCCTGTCGCGGGTCACCTTCGCTATTATCGAGGCCGCCGAGACCGGCACGAACTTGTCGTCGGCCCTGTGCTCCGCCACTATCTCGGCCTCGAACTTCAGCCCCTTCCGGATGTCTTCGCCGAAGCGGGCCTCCTTCACGTCGGCGGCGTCGATGTATATCACGTCGGGCTTCACCCTGAGCGAGTTGAGGGCCTTA from Thermococcus sp. 21S7 encodes the following:
- a CDS encoding ATP-binding protein codes for the protein MISPFVDREREMGILEREWERAPSFVVIYGRRRVGKTRLLVEFSRGRKAFFHTFTEGTKESQIRVIREELAKFYGDDIFLSFNDWYPLFKYLASKIKEKTLVVLDEFTYAIKSDKSILGALQRAWDHELSRRPVMLVLSGSLMGMMVDDVLSYSSPLYGRRTAGFMLRPLNLFNSMGFFDNFQRGLLSYMLIGGVPAYLSIAARYSDVNQLVENEFLSPDGFFYDEPYIILSQELRELKFYSSILAAIAEGRERPSEIATYVGVEGRRIYPYLETLIRLGFVERQLPVARKEKRGLYRIKDPMLLTWFSIVRPNRTEIELGILSPKNVKESLQRVFSRRFEEVSKEFLIELNQADWLPFRFTKIGRWWHKNEEIDLLALNEQEKKALFVEVKWKKLREREARGILKDLKRKAELVDLDGWEKSYGLIARKIKGIEGLRAEGYPAWDLVDFGVISKTRQA
- the rnhB gene encoding ribonuclease HII, which produces MKLAGIDEAGRGPVIGPMAIAAVVVDEKNVPKLEELGVRDSKKLTPKKREKLFDEIIALLDDYVILELWPEEIDSRVGTLNEFEVENFVKALNSLRVKPDVIYIDAADVKEARFGEDIRKGLKFEAEIVAEHRADDKFVPVSAASIIAKVTRDRAIEKLKEEYGEIGSGYPSDPRTRVFLENYYREHGRFPPIVRRSWKTLKKIEEKLRAEIEARKSKKKGQVRLDEFLR